Proteins from a single region of Roseateles sp. XES5:
- a CDS encoding acetamidase/formamidase family protein: MCVACTHTIHRAQHNFGWNRDFPPALTARPGETILFECLDSSGGQLGRDATLETLAALDFGKVNPVSGPVYVEGAEPGDALKVTIRKFHPSGHGWTANIPGFGLLADQFKDPALHIWSYDTQSMAPSAFGPGGRVPLKPFTGTIGVAPAEPGLHSVVPPRRVGGNMDIRDLTAGVTLYLPVEVEGALFSVGDTHAAQGDGEVCGTAIESQMNVELTLDLVKGANLQTPRFTTTEPVTRHLDGAGYEVTTGIGPDLMTGAREALMRMIDLLVAEHGYSPVDAYMLCSVCGDLRISEIVDMPNWVVSFYFPRIVFA, translated from the coding sequence CCGGCCCGGCGAGACCATTCTTTTCGAATGCCTCGATTCCTCCGGCGGCCAGCTCGGCAGGGATGCGACGCTGGAAACGCTTGCGGCGCTCGACTTCGGCAAGGTGAACCCGGTCTCCGGCCCGGTCTATGTGGAAGGCGCGGAACCCGGCGACGCGCTGAAGGTGACGATCCGCAAATTCCATCCGTCCGGCCATGGCTGGACGGCCAACATCCCCGGCTTCGGCCTGCTTGCCGACCAGTTCAAGGATCCGGCGCTGCACATCTGGTCCTACGACACGCAGTCGATGGCGCCGTCCGCCTTCGGCCCCGGCGGCCGTGTGCCGCTGAAGCCCTTTACTGGGACGATCGGCGTCGCGCCGGCCGAACCCGGTCTTCATTCCGTCGTGCCGCCGCGCCGCGTCGGCGGAAACATGGATATCCGCGACCTCACGGCCGGCGTCACGCTCTACCTGCCCGTCGAGGTGGAGGGCGCGCTGTTCTCCGTCGGCGATACCCATGCCGCGCAGGGCGACGGCGAAGTCTGCGGCACGGCGATCGAAAGCCAGATGAATGTCGAACTCACGCTCGACCTCGTGAAGGGCGCCAATCTCCAGACGCCCCGCTTCACCACGACCGAGCCGGTGACGCGCCATCTCGATGGCGCCGGCTATGAAGTGACGACCGGCATTGGCCCGGACCTGATGACCGGCGCGCGCGAGGCGCTGATGCGCATGATCGACCTTCTCGTCGCCGAACACGGCTACAGCCCCGTCGATGCCTACATGCTCTGCTCCGTCTGCGGCGATCTGCGGATCAGCGAGATCGTCGACATGCCGAACTGGGTCGTCTCCTTCTACTTCCCGAGGATCGTCTTCGCGTGA
- a CDS encoding ABC transporter ATP-binding protein has protein sequence MTSSNAAPVLSIRNLSVDARTPEGLKRILDGVSFDLAAGETLCLAGESGSGKSVTSLAIMGLLPKASLKVSSGEIRLEDRNILGIPHRALRKIRGGDIAMIFQEPMTSLNPVMTIGDQMVEAIREHREDIPEGAEAIARSMLDAVHMSEAARRLKQYPHQLSGGMRKRVMIALAMACEPRLLIADEPTTALDVTIQAQILKLMRELRREFSTSILMITHDMGVVAEMADRVAIMQQGKVVEQGDALDIFARPSAPYTRQLLAAVPRLGAHAGTDGPPRLTGAAPPAAEKPVLVVRDLSVTYGARTGWFNRAPAAPATVSDISFAIKAGETLGLVGESGSGKSTTGKAVLNLIPFAGSVEIDGQETAGLKPAAMRPVRRVAQMIFQDPYASLDPRMTVGAAIAEPLVIHGVGNASERQDRVAALLARVGMPTDAGSRYPHEFSGGQRQRIGVARALAVEPEFIVADESVAALDVSVRARVLDLMLELQEQMGLAYLFISHDMAVVEKMSHHVAVMRGGRIVEMGTRRQVFENPADDYTRNLMAAIPIPDPTVYRQARVA, from the coding sequence GTGACCTCCAGCAATGCCGCCCCGGTTCTGTCCATCCGCAACCTCTCCGTCGATGCGCGCACGCCCGAAGGGCTGAAGCGCATCCTCGACGGGGTGAGCTTCGATCTTGCCGCGGGCGAGACGCTTTGCCTCGCGGGGGAATCGGGGTCCGGCAAGTCCGTCACCTCGCTCGCCATCATGGGGCTGCTGCCCAAGGCCTCGCTCAAGGTCTCCTCGGGCGAAATCCGGCTGGAAGACCGCAACATCCTCGGCATCCCGCACCGGGCGCTACGGAAGATCCGCGGCGGCGATATCGCCATGATCTTCCAGGAACCGATGACCTCGCTGAACCCCGTCATGACCATCGGCGACCAGATGGTGGAGGCGATCCGCGAGCACCGCGAGGATATTCCCGAAGGCGCGGAGGCCATCGCCCGCTCCATGCTCGATGCCGTGCATATGAGCGAGGCCGCGCGCCGGCTGAAACAGTACCCCCACCAGCTCTCCGGCGGCATGCGCAAGCGCGTGATGATCGCCCTGGCCATGGCCTGCGAGCCACGCCTGCTGATCGCCGACGAACCCACCACCGCGCTCGACGTGACCATCCAGGCGCAGATCCTGAAGCTGATGCGTGAACTCCGGCGCGAATTCTCCACCTCCATCCTGATGATCACCCACGACATGGGCGTCGTCGCGGAAATGGCGGATCGCGTGGCGATCATGCAGCAGGGCAAGGTGGTGGAACAGGGCGACGCGCTTGATATCTTCGCCCGTCCGAGCGCGCCCTATACGCGCCAGCTCCTCGCCGCCGTGCCCCGCCTCGGCGCCCATGCCGGCACGGATGGCCCGCCGCGCCTGACCGGGGCCGCGCCACCCGCAGCGGAAAAGCCGGTTCTGGTGGTAAGGGATCTCAGCGTCACCTATGGCGCGCGCACCGGCTGGTTCAACCGCGCCCCTGCCGCGCCGGCGACGGTGAGCGACATCTCCTTCGCCATCAAGGCCGGCGAAACGCTCGGCCTTGTCGGTGAAAGCGGCTCGGGCAAATCGACCACCGGCAAGGCGGTGCTGAACCTCATTCCCTTCGCGGGCAGTGTCGAGATCGACGGGCAGGAAACGGCGGGCCTGAAGCCGGCCGCGATGCGCCCCGTGCGCCGTGTCGCCCAGATGATCTTCCAGGATCCCTACGCCTCGCTCGACCCGCGCATGACGGTCGGCGCGGCCATCGCCGAGCCGCTGGTCATCCATGGCGTCGGCAACGCGTCCGAGCGGCAGGACCGCGTGGCGGCGCTGCTGGCCCGCGTCGGCATGCCCACGGATGCCGGCAGCCGCTATCCGCATGAGTTCAGCGGCGGCCAGCGCCAGCGCATCGGCGTGGCGCGTGCGCTGGCGGTGGAGCCGGAGTTCATCGTGGCCGACGAAAGCGTCGCCGCCCTCGATGTCTCCGTGCGCGCTCGCGTGCTCGACCTGATGCTGGAACTGCAGGAACAGATGGGCCTTGCCTATCTCTTCATCTCGCACGACATGGCCGTGGTCGAGAAGATGTCCCACCACGTCGCCGTCATGCGCGGCGGGCGCATCGTCGAGATGGGCACGCGCCGCCAGGTGTTCGAGAACCCGGCGGACGACTATACCCGCAACCTGATGGCCGCCATCCCGATCCCCGACCCGACGGTCTACCGGCAGGCAAGGGTGGCCTAA
- a CDS encoding SDR family NAD(P)-dependent oxidoreductase: protein MTASNRTALVTGASRGIGAAIAVGLARRGYDVALNDIARQKDTLSGVAAEIEALGRRAVTVLADVSDRAAVETMVKTAIEAFGHIDVVVNNAGILIAGDVDGLKEEYWDSVMDVNAKGTFLVIQSLLPTMKARRYGRIVNIASIGGKHGAPSQAHYSASKAAVMGFTRVLAQEVGVDGITANCVCPGIILTDMGRVNLDDPEIRKSWQDKTAMRRIGDPEDVVGAVAFFASDDAAFVTGQTLNVDGGIVFS, encoded by the coding sequence ATGACTGCTTCCAACCGTACAGCCCTCGTCACGGGCGCCAGCCGCGGCATCGGTGCGGCCATCGCCGTCGGCCTTGCACGACGCGGCTACGACGTCGCCTTGAACGATATCGCGCGCCAGAAGGATACCCTTTCCGGCGTCGCCGCAGAGATCGAGGCGCTCGGCCGCCGCGCCGTGACGGTTCTTGCCGATGTCAGCGACAGGGCGGCCGTCGAGACCATGGTGAAGACCGCCATCGAGGCTTTCGGCCACATCGATGTCGTCGTCAACAATGCCGGCATCCTGATCGCCGGCGACGTGGACGGGCTGAAGGAGGAATACTGGGACAGCGTCATGGACGTGAATGCCAAGGGCACCTTCCTCGTCATCCAGTCGCTGCTGCCGACGATGAAGGCACGCCGATATGGCCGCATCGTCAACATCGCGTCGATCGGCGGCAAGCACGGAGCACCGTCGCAGGCGCATTACTCGGCCTCGAAGGCGGCGGTGATGGGCTTCACGCGTGTTCTGGCGCAGGAGGTGGGCGTCGACGGGATCACCGCGAACTGCGTCTGCCCCGGCATCATCCTGACAGACATGGGCCGCGTCAATCTCGACGATCCTGAGATCCGCAAGAGCTGGCAGGACAAGACCGCGATGCGCCGCATCGGCGATCCGGAGGACGTTGTCGGCGCCGTCGCCTTCTTTGCCTCTGATGATGCCGCTTTCGTCACCGGCCAGACCTTGAACGTGGACGGCGGCATCGTCTTCAGTTGA
- a CDS encoding SDR family NAD(P)-dependent oxidoreductase, which yields MSDTDFRLDGRRAVVTGAARGIGRAIAERLARAGAEVLVADRDEAEGVATAQAIVSAGGKAAFIALDVTDPERVAQVVETIYREHGAVDVLVNNAGIVRNAPAAEMSLDDWKSVIDIDLGGVFLCAQAFGRRMVAAGRGTMVNISSMCGEIVVHPQPQASYNAAKAGVNLLTKSLAVEWAKSGVRVNAVAPGYVGTELTLRGRSNPEWFDTWMRMTPMGRLGDPGEIANAVLFLAADASSYITGTVLAIDGGYTAL from the coding sequence ATGAGCGACACGGATTTCCGGCTCGACGGCAGGCGGGCCGTCGTGACAGGGGCGGCGCGCGGCATCGGCCGGGCGATTGCCGAGCGCCTGGCGCGCGCGGGCGCCGAGGTCCTCGTGGCCGACCGGGACGAGGCGGAAGGCGTGGCGACGGCGCAGGCCATCGTCAGCGCCGGCGGGAAGGCGGCCTTCATCGCACTCGATGTCACCGATCCTGAAAGGGTGGCGCAGGTGGTGGAGACGATCTACCGGGAGCACGGCGCGGTCGACGTTCTCGTCAACAATGCCGGCATCGTGCGCAATGCGCCGGCGGCCGAGATGAGCCTCGACGACTGGAAGTCTGTCATCGACATCGATCTCGGTGGCGTCTTCCTCTGCGCGCAGGCCTTTGGTCGGCGCATGGTCGCGGCCGGGCGGGGGACGATGGTCAATATCTCGTCGATGTGCGGCGAGATCGTTGTCCACCCGCAGCCGCAAGCCTCCTACAACGCGGCCAAGGCGGGCGTGAACCTTCTGACCAAGTCGCTTGCCGTCGAATGGGCGAAAAGCGGCGTGCGCGTCAACGCGGTCGCGCCCGGCTACGTTGGGACGGAACTGACCTTGCGTGGCCGCAGCAACCCCGAATGGTTCGACACCTGGATGCGGATGACGCCCATGGGGCGTCTCGGCGATCCGGGCGAGATTGCCAATGCCGTCCTTTTCCTGGCTGCCGATGCATCGAGCTACATCACCGGAACGGTGCTGGCGATCGATGGCGGCTACACTGCCCTGTAA